A stretch of the Theileria equi strain WA chromosome 1, complete sequence genome encodes the following:
- a CDS encoding asparaginyl-tRNA synthetase, putative (encoded by transcript BEWA_026320A), translating into MSSLTSGVPTASLLKSALSKTKTVLESTCERHVRISSILSFLRVNSGDSKYESISSHIGSICGFKRETGKKAISMADFEGLCEGIKDLRLEAEPQVLVVHGWCKTVRRQDSGRLVFVIINDGSCKANLQIVVHEGAKGHDLVSKCNSGASVRATGCLVERPNIPYSTEEYESLESVSSRFELHVSKMSGHSIEVIGENTQPGKYPIAKKYITNEYLREVAHLRARSYLISATMRVRSALALATHLFFQQAGCMYLHTPLITTADCEGAGELFQVTNVFDGVKTLGELGKKMGSNLKNGLDAKLEFKKDFFKKRAFLTCSGQLSGENYACSMGSIYTFGPTFRAENSHTNRHLAEFWMIEPELSFVDLPMLMETAEAYVKFSIQYVFDHCMDDLLFFEKNVEGGLIERLKNVLETEFVRITYTDAIDILLQHQEDYRKGEVKIGESAACNECKDGSAGESASVDASSPFQYPVSWGIDLQSEHERFIAESVFKKPVIIYNYPSKIKAFYMRRNEDGKTCAAMDLIVPKIGELIGGSQREERLEYLEKSIEENGLDKKDYWWYLDLRTYGSIPHSGFGLGFERLIMMVTGASNIRDVIPFPRYVGHAEF; encoded by the coding sequence ATGTCTTCCCTGACATCTGGAGTTCCGACGGCGTCTCTCCTAAAGAGTGCGTTGAGCAAGACCAAGACTGTCTTGGAGTCTACATGTGAGCGCCATGTTAGAATATCCTCCATTCTATCATTCCTACGTGTAAACTCTGGAGATTCAAAGTATGAATCCATAAGTTCACATATCGGTAGCATCTGTGGATTCAAAAGGGAAACTGGGAAAAAGGCAATCAGCATGGCAGACTTTGAAGGTCTTTGTGAGGGAATCAAGGACTTACGGCTGGAGGCTGAACCGCAGGTTTTAGTAGTACATGGTTGGTGCAAAACTGTGAGAAGGCAAGACTCTGGACGTCTTGTTTTTGTCATTATAAATGATGGGAGTTGCAAAGCTAACCTTCAAATTGTAGTACACGAGGGTGCAAAGGGCCACGATCTCGTATCAAAATGTAATTCTGGAGCAAGCGTCCGTGCAACTGGTTGTCTTGTAGAGCGTCCAAATATTCCATACAGCACAGAAGAATACGAAAGTCTGGAGTCAGTTTCTTCTAGATTTGAATTACACGTGAGCAAAATGTCTGGACACTCCATAGAAGTTATTGGTGAAAATACCCAACCAGGAAAATATCCAATCGCAAAAAAATACATAACAAACGAATACTTGCGAGAAGTTGCACATTTGAGAGCAAGGAGTTACCTCATTAGTGCAACTATGCGTGTTAGGAGCGCACTTGCATTAGCTACTCATTTGTTTTTCCAACAAGCCGGATGTATGTATTTGCATACACCTCTTATTACAACCGCTGATTGTGAAGGAGCTGGAGAACTCTTCCAGGTAACAAATGTATTTGATGGAGTGAAAACCTTGGGAGAGCTTGGAAAAAAGATGGGATCCAATCTTAAAAATGGTCTTGATGCAAAGTTGGAATTTAAGAAGGACTTCTTCAAAAAACGCGCTTTTTTGACCTGCAGTGGTCAATTATCTGGTGAAAATTATGCATGCTCAATGGGAAGCATCTATACATTTGGACCAACTTTTAGAGCTGAAAATTCGCATACAAACCGTCATTTGGCTGAATTTTGGATGATTGAACCTGAATTGAGTTTTGTCGATCTTCCAATGCTCATGGAAACTGCTGAGGCATACGTCAAATTTTCTATCCAATATGTATTTGATCATTGCATGGATGACTTGCTATTCTTTgaaaaaaatgttgaagGAGGTCTTATTGAGCGTCTCAAGAATGTTCTTGAAACTGAATTTGTGAGAATAACGTACACTGATGCCATAGATATTTTACTACAACATCAGGAGGATTATAGAAAGGGTGAAGTCAAGATTGGTGAATCTGCTGCATGCAATGAATGTAAGGATGGTTCTGCAGGTGAAAGCGCATCTGTGGATGCTTCATCTCCGTTCCAATACCCTGTATCATGGGGAATCGATCTCCAAAGTGAGCATGAGAGATTTATTGCGGAATCGGTCTTCAAAAAGCCTGTGATCATCTACAACTACCCATCCAAAATAAAGGCCTTTTACATGAGAAGAAACGAAGACGGCAAAACTTGTGCTGCAATGGACTTGATTGTTCCAAAAATAGGTGAATTAATTGGTGGATCTCAACGTGAAGAAAGGTTGgaatatttggaaaagtcAATTGAGGAGAATGGGTTGGACAAGAAGGATTACTGGTGGTATCTTGACTTGCGTACCTATGGCTCAATTCCTCACTCTGGATTCGGTTTGGGCTTTGAGAGACTCATCATGATGGTAACTGGAGCCTCCAACATTAGAGATGTCATCCCGTTCCCAAGATACGTTGGACATGCCGAATTTTAA
- a CDS encoding hypothetical protein (encoded by transcript BEWA_026330A), which translates to MGQEDNKNQSGLRKVIAFMAGLSLYQLPYLALAAAKYTLVRFQIPKSHLSLYINRMIVVFRILSLMGVTIMTIYSQCQGGGKKKITAGLFIAFSSCFVFLFLIYCVGGEQGHLTLYYWGMLMASFLLGAAFTTIIDIITANIPLFLLSLPLTGVFVSAFHLTLIFLWELFGLSNINYWLVVCQLIIAICITSINALLYTIVYWSEDDNNGGVGGDNEGRNNDEFCLALSKAWSPILLNALGYGIHNAFYPAIAPYKLTDVGTGYNIDLVVLFTSALAPITILILKSKNIGPNVQWIGVNAIWHGAWLFFLIEMTCAAIFICGLHYPESAMSRAIRGSAGSIGFLTVLYDFCAQSVRSISTNGADMQGGQGKSNSAMNTLNSFLHSFTQVIFAFLGDGYVKTYSKYEHSRERWPTSHYTNARAFRYWIWTATKVSFGNIGTAFTTDVRGAIQTKKEFLFIVYSDDIDNSSKPPKTKNPTVMKIVHDI; encoded by the coding sequence ATGGGTCAGGAGGATAATAAAAATCAAAGTGGACTGAGGAAGGTGATAGCCTTCATGGCAGGACTGTCTCTCTACCAGCTTCCTTACCTCGCCCTAGCTGCCGCCAAGTACACCCTGGTAAGATTTCAAATACCAAAGAGCCATCTGAGCTTGTACATAAACCGGATGATTGTTGTCTTTAGGATCCTCTCGCTAATGGGAGTAACTATAATGACCATTTATTCCCAGTGTCAAGGAGGTGGgaaaaagaagataacTGCAGGACTCTTTATAGCCTTTAGCTCATGCTTTGTCTTCTTGTTTCTCATCTACTGTGTTGGTGGAGAACAGGGACATCTTACTCTCTACTACTGGGGAATGCTGATGGCCTCATTTCTACTGGGCGCTGCCTTTACCACAATTATAGACATTATCACAGCAAACATTCCCCTTTTCCTGCTTTCTCTGCCACTCACTGGTGTGTTTGTCTCTGCCTTTCACCTTACATTAATATTCTTATGGGAATTATTTGGACTCTCCAACATCAACTACTGGCTCGTTGTATGCCAGTTAATCATCGCCATATGCATTACTAGCATTAATGCGCTATTGTATACCATTGTGTATTGgagtgaagatgataataaCGGTGGAGTAGGCGGTGATAATGAAGGCAGGAATAATGACGAATTTTGTCTAGCCCTTAGCAAAGCTTGGTCACCCATCTTGTTAAATGCGCTGGGCTATGGTATTCACAATGCCTTCTATCCTGCAATTGCTCCTTATAAATTGACTGACGTTGGAACCGGTTACAACATCGACCTGGTGGTTCTCTTTACGAGTGCCCTGGCTCCCATTACAATTTTAATTCTCAAGAGCAAGAACATTGGACCAAATGTGCAATGGATAGGAGTAAATGCTATATGGCACGGGGCATGGCTATTCTTTTTAATAGAGATGACGTGCGCAGCCATTTTCATCTGTGGTCTTCATTACCCAGAGTCAGCTATGTCACGAGCAATCAGGGGGAGTGCTGGGAGTATTGGATTTTTAACTGTACTATACGATTTCTGCGCACAATCAGTAAGGAGTATCTCTACAAACGGAGCTGACATGCAGGGAGGCCAGGGAAAAAGTAACAGCGCAATGAACACACTCAATTCATTTTTGCACTCGTTTACTCAGGTCATCTTTGCATTCCTTGGAGATGGTTATGTCAAGACCtactccaagtatgaaCACAGTAGGGAAAGATGGCCTACTAGTCATTACACAAATGCTCGAGCATTCCGATATTGGATTTGGACAGCCACAAAGGTATCGTTTGGCAATATAGGAACTGCCTTTACCACGGACGTTAGAGGAGCAATTCAGACAAAGAAGGAGTTTCTCtttattgtctattctgATGACATTGATAATAGTAGCAAGCCTCCTAAGACGAAAAATCCTACAGTAATGAAGATAGTTCACGATATATAG
- a CDS encoding hypothetical protein (encoded by transcript BEWA_026340A), translating into MASRDGVSSDSGGQQGGVNPKAKTDPKKGLKDAAAFFIGIAMFQVFYITLSSGKFTLERFKIPPSHISIYINRMVISYRIFSFLGVFAVLIYDLGYGQHFGPVRRCLLLLLAFFYFVIILVYHIGGEQGYVTLFYWVIAISAFLVGSSYTLAAKIASDNIQYLLVSLPISKVLTFFYQLGFLTIWEYFGLSDTYYWMVVWQAIIAIFLCALTACLWIPGFEVEEGSQLSEKGENKPESTEKDDEGPHNAYNIFDSCMRAISPVLMSTLGFGLQNAFYPGVSPYKLTGIDQGFKITMVILFTSGIPSLVNLGLTSKGIGPNRPWTGGDRIWHGAWLFFCIQVICAIIFVCGLHYPGWPLSRAIRSDARILGLVTVIYDLCLQITYVIGTSGITKQGGKSPLKVSTVRIFTLTFAQISAAFIGDGYVKIYSKHENNRNNWPTAHYSVLRAFWFWTWNTTKIALSNVGKAFTIDLRKDILVKKEHLFIVYDDAPPEDDDPLLDLPFIHKKEESPDNHSFKGAHIFH; encoded by the coding sequence ATGGCTTCACGGGACGGCGTGTCTAGTGACTCTGGAGGCCAACAAGGAGGGGTGAATCCTAAGGCAAAGACAGATCCTAAGAAGGGCTTGAAGGATGCGGCTGCCTTCTTCATTGGCATAGCCATGTTTCAGGTCTTTTACATTACCCTGTCTTCCGGAAAGTTTACACTGGAAAGGTTCAAGATACCTCCGAGTCATATCAGTATATACATTAACCGTATGGTTATATCATACAGAATATTCTCGTTCCTCGGGGTATTTGCAGTTCTAATTTACGATCTGGGATATGGCCAACACTTTGGCCCGGTCCGTCGTTGCTTGTTATTACTGCTGGCTTTCTTTTACTTTGTAATCATTCTGGTCTACCATATCGGAGGTGAGCAAGGCTACGTTACTCTCTTCTACTGGGTCATTGCCATTTCCGCATTCCTTGTTGGTTCATCCTACACTCTGGCTGCAAAAATTGCATCAGATAACATCCAATACCTCCTTGTTTCCTTGCCGATATCAAAGGTGCTGACGTTCTTTTACCAGCTCGGGTTCCTTACGATTTGGGAATACTTTGGACTCTCGGATACCTACTACTGGATGGTCGTGTGGCAAGCCATAATCGCAATTTTCCTCTGCGCCCTAACAGCATGCCTGTGGATTCCAGGTTTTGAAGTTGAAGAGGGTAGCCAACTATCTGAGAAGGGTGAAAATAAGCCTGAGAGTACTGAGAAAGATGACGAAGGACCTCATAATGCATACAACATTTTTGATTCATGTATGAGGGCGATTTCACCAGTTCTCATGTCGACCCTTGGATTTGGACTGCAGAATGCATTTTATCCGGGCGTATCACCGTATAAACTCACAGGGATTGATCAAGGTTTTAAAATTACCATGGTCATCTTGTTTACGAGTGGAATACCATCACTTGTAAACTTGGGTTTAACGTCGAAAGGTATAGGTCCAAATAGGCCATGGACAGGCGGTGATCGTATATGGCATGGAGCGTGGCTGTTTTTCTGTATACAAGTTATCTGCGCAATCATTTTCGTCTGCGGTTTACACTACCCAGGGTGGCCACTATCGCGAGCCATTAGAAGCGATGCTAGAATTCTCGGCCTTGTAACGGTAATTTACGATTTGTGCCTCCAGATCACCTATGTGATTGGAACTAGTGGAATCACCAAACAAGGTGGAAAGAGTCCCTTGAAAGTGTCTACTGTGAGAATATTTACCCTGACATTTGCACAAATATCTGCTGCATTCATAGGGGATGGTTACGTCAAAATATATTCCAAGCATGAGAACAACAGAAATAATTGGCCTACTGCTCACTACAGTGTGCTAAGGGCATTTTGGTTCTGGACCTGGAACACAACAAAAATTGCACTGTCAAATGTAGGCAAGGCATTCACAATAGACTTGAGGAAGGATATTCTTGTTAAAAAGGAGCATCTATTTATTGTTTACGATGATGCTCCtcctgaagatgatgatCCTCTACTTGaccttccattcattcacAAGAAGGAGGAGTCTCCAGATAATCACAGTTTCAAGGGAGCacacatttttcactaA
- a CDS encoding hypothetical protein (encoded by transcript BEWA_026350A), with product MAGEEPQSELRSQFTADLGLCVERDLSASRDSLSFWNNCSIEQNDISVLTKEQLLALVKFSNSIMTQTVPVKAILLTLRMLKNTIHAEFAEICYPDKESHNLVVHYIGKEGILHKKEVLMPTHGAFFTSLRTGAVLRIPNCARDVKFKKECDQHTDVELQNILLCPLFDSKRTIWGVGAVGNLGLHFSSCLSYAPSMTATSGVQDHCLQHSIDASNISSCTSIEPSSYSSPGKYDDSLMARCSEKYEETSSDDALGPGAAKHGLETLLETPRVMSTVDCDGVYVSTEVEYQSPSYDSVLLQDAGLTHRDYPECRSGARSGDLPMSITPCVSGVSEFGSHEYIQRDEISTMPSATGDVGDCTEGSIVDDEAASAGSSCGLAIVGGVPLQSIPLPSIQYSISNHALLPWDENNVAFVLQVCETGGLCISNAMSWREFEANGERVDGLLALMHSLFSDQLGIQSCVVALTTHARKLIQAERCTVYIVDRYHNQLWSISSDDGSQIVAPLTHGLAAECVNTGQVIVVENACEDERFNAIVDSREGVDIRNVAWVPIKSEDCNRVLAVIEVINKQAQELLHFGEDDLRLLEIFSAIVGPQFEKSDFAAAGSIHEVTEAGLAFENLQPMSNVLQRIAEHSILETEED from the coding sequence ATGGCTGGAGAGGAGCCACAGAGTGAATTGCGGTCGCAATTCACAGCAGATTTGGGTCTATGTGTGGAAAGGGATTTGTCAGCGTCACGCGACTCTTTATCGTTTTGGAACAACTGCTCAATCGAACAAAATGACATCTCGGTGCTCACAAAGGAGCAGCTTTTGGCGCTGGTTAAATTTTCAAACTCCATCATGACACAAACTGTGCCAGTAAAGGCGATATTACTCACGTTACGCATGCTTAAGAACACAATTCACGCGGAATTTGCAGAAATTTGCTATCCTGACAAAGAGTCTCATAACCTAGTTGTACATTATATTGGAAAGGAGGGAATATTACACAAGAAGGAGGTTCTCATGCCAACACACGGTGCATTCTTTACATCACTTCGCACTGGAGCTGTACTGCGCATCCCTAATTGCGCAAGGGACGTGAAATTCAAGAAGGAATGCGACCAACATACTGATGTGGAGCTACAAAACATACTCTTGTGCCCGCTCTTTGACTCTAAACGCACAATTTGGGGAGTCGGAGCTGTGGGTAACTTGGGGTTGCACTTTTCGAGTTGCCTTTCTTATGCACCAAGCATGACTGCTACGTCTGGTGTTCAGGATCACTGTTTGCAGCATAGCATTGACGCCAGCAACATTTCTTCCTGTACATCCATTGAACCCTCTAGCTACAGCAGTCCAGGAAAATATGATGATAGTTTAATGGCTAGGTGCAGTGAAAAGTATGAGGAGACGAGCAGTGACGATGCGCTTGGTCCTGGAGCTGCAAAACATGGATTGGAGACATTGTTGGAAACCCCTCGTGTAATGAGTACAGTTGATTGCGATGGTGTCTACGTTTCAACAGAAGTGGAATATCAATCACCTAGCTATGATTCCGTACTCTTGCAAGATGCAGGGTTGACCCATCGGGACTACCCCGAGTGTAGGAGTGGTGCTCGTAGTGGTGACTTGCCAATGTCCATCACGCCCTGTGTCTCCGGGGTCTCCGAATTTGGATCCCATGAATACATACAGCGTGATGAGATATCAACAATGCCGTCTGCAACGGGAGATGTTGGAGATTGCACAGAGGGGTCCATAGTTGATGACGAAGCGGCAAGTGCAGGGTCATCTTGTGGTTTGGCAATTGTTGGTGGTGTACCTTTACAAAGTATACCACTACCTAGCATACAGTATAGTATTTCAAACCATGCTCTTTTACCATGGGATGAAAACAATGTTGCGTTTGTACTACAGGTTTGTGAGACTGGAGGTTTGTGCATTTCGAATGCTATGAGTTGGAGAGAATTTGAAGCAAATGGAGAACGTGTGGATGGTTTATTGGCTTTGATGCACTCGCTGTTTTCAGATCAACTTGGGATACAGTCATGTGTTGTTGCGCTGACAACTCACGCTAGAAAATTGATCCAGGCTGAGCGATGCACGGTTTACATTGTTGACCGTTATCATAACCAACTATGGTCAATTTCCTCCGACGATGGATCGCAGATTGTCGCTCCACTTACACATGGACTTGCAGCGGAATGTGTCAATACTGGCCAAGTTATTGTTGTTGAGAATGCGTGTGAAGATGAACGTTTTAATGCAATTGTAGACTCTAGGGAGGGGGTTGACATTCGAAATGTTGCCTGGGTTCCCATAAAGAGTGAAGATTGTAATAGAGTACTTGCCGTTATTGAAGTTATCAATAAACAGGCGCAGGAACTCTTGCATTTTGGAGAAGACGATTTGAGACTTTTGGAAATCTTTTCCGCCATTGTAGGTCCACAATTTGAAAAGTCAGACTTTGCCGCCGCTGGATCCATTCATGAAGTTACAGAAGCTGGACTCGCGTTTGAAAATCTGCAGCCCATGAGCAACGTCTTGCAAAGAATTGCTGAGCATTCCATTCTGGAAACTGAAGAGGACTAA